Proteins encoded together in one Variovorax paradoxus EPS window:
- a CDS encoding cytochrome-c peroxidase, which produces MNLATDKLVPLVMALSVALLALTACNGNGNAVATAPAPRKQVLSMPAQVGQLAFFDKNLSSGKNMSCASCHDPQYAYGPPNSISVQLGSDLKQTGARAVPSLRYKESTPAFSEDAPNPDGVTSNSPGGGFMADGRAATLATQAGMPLLNPLEMNNPSKEAVVKAVQNGAYAGLFKQTFGANVFDNTDAAFDALGTAIQALETEDLSFHPYSSKYDLYVFNKIGGVLTPAERRGEVLFHSTGVTNCSGCHYTGANFNGNSGLMTDFTYQALGAPRNDRSIPNNPDPIPANDDPAYFDMGLCGPFRTDYMPAPGKAHPYCGMFKVPVLRNAATRGAFFHNGVLHSLEQVVNFYNTRDTNPEYWYPSHGDGTGKPQANPVWALQPTAVPGATVDKYNDLPPVQQGNVDEEVPMGTGEGGEKTRASGTKPRAAGSTPVMTPQQIADLVCFLGTLSDGYQPSSAPSASGRCVK; this is translated from the coding sequence ATGAATCTGGCAACGGACAAGTTGGTCCCGCTCGTCATGGCGCTCTCGGTAGCGCTGTTGGCTTTGACGGCGTGCAACGGCAACGGCAATGCGGTGGCGACAGCCCCCGCCCCGCGCAAACAGGTGCTGAGCATGCCGGCGCAGGTCGGGCAGTTGGCCTTCTTCGACAAGAACCTATCGAGCGGCAAAAACATGTCGTGCGCGAGCTGCCACGACCCGCAATACGCCTACGGTCCGCCGAACAGCATCTCGGTGCAGCTGGGCTCCGATCTCAAGCAGACCGGCGCGCGCGCCGTGCCTTCGCTGCGCTACAAGGAATCGACGCCGGCCTTCAGCGAAGACGCGCCGAACCCCGACGGCGTGACCTCCAACTCGCCGGGTGGCGGCTTCATGGCGGATGGTCGCGCGGCCACGCTGGCGACACAGGCCGGGATGCCGCTGCTCAACCCGCTCGAGATGAACAACCCCTCCAAGGAGGCGGTCGTGAAGGCGGTGCAGAACGGCGCTTATGCAGGCCTCTTCAAGCAAACCTTCGGCGCCAACGTGTTCGACAACACCGATGCCGCCTTCGACGCCCTGGGCACCGCGATCCAGGCGCTGGAGACCGAAGACCTGAGCTTTCATCCGTACAGCAGCAAGTACGACCTCTATGTCTTCAACAAGATCGGCGGCGTGCTGACGCCGGCCGAGCGGCGCGGCGAGGTGCTGTTCCACAGCACCGGCGTCACCAACTGCTCGGGCTGCCACTACACGGGCGCCAACTTCAACGGCAATAGCGGCCTGATGACGGACTTCACTTATCAAGCCCTGGGCGCGCCGCGCAACGACCGGTCGATACCGAACAACCCGGACCCGATTCCGGCGAACGACGACCCGGCGTATTTCGACATGGGCCTCTGCGGCCCCTTCCGCACCGACTACATGCCGGCCCCGGGCAAGGCCCATCCGTACTGCGGCATGTTCAAGGTGCCGGTGCTGCGCAACGCGGCGACGCGCGGCGCCTTCTTTCACAACGGCGTGCTGCATTCGCTGGAGCAGGTCGTCAACTTCTACAACACGCGGGACACCAATCCCGAGTACTGGTATCCATCGCATGGCGACGGCACCGGCAAGCCGCAGGCCAATCCGGTCTGGGCGCTGCAGCCCACCGCCGTGCCGGGTGCGACGGTCGACAAGTACAACGACCTGCCGCCAGTGCAACAAGGCAACGTCGACGAGGAAGTGCCGATGGGGACCGGCGAGGGCGGCGAGAAGACGCGTGCCAGCGGCACGAAGCCGCGCGCGGCCGGCTCCACCCCGGTCATGACGCCGCAGCAGATCGCCGACCTGGTCTGCTTCCTGGGCACGCTGAGCGACGGCTACCAGCCTTCGTCCGCGCCATCGGCCAGCGGCAGGTGCGTGAAGTGA
- a CDS encoding glycoside hydrolase family 43 protein → MKTYLKSIRSAFAAVMLVAAWGGAQAQSAGYLLVHFTGESAQGEQTYMTVSTDGMHWTDLNNSQPVLTSTVGEKGVRDHSIVRSPDGSKYWILATDLRIASGKGWDAAMHRGSTKLVIWESTDLLHWSEPRLVDIAGAIPNAGCAWAPEAIWDPASNAYIVYWTTISPLNGIDKPRIYYAKTTDFRSFTAPQMFIDRPGTQQIIDTQILEVAGSVGGYKYVRASGDGQITLEGSQSVLGAWTTIGDLSQVGLTGGMVEGPILFKFNGENKWGLWVDQYATNKGYLPLTSINMGSAQNWQIASSGSYNLGADRKRHGGILNLSAEEMSRLNAQWGGSTPINRLQSSNFPDRYVRHADFTSVRIDPNVSPLDDSKFRVVKGLANNADNVSFASVNQPGYYLRHKNFVFELAPYDGSPQFAADATFKQVPGLADAGASSFQSYSQPGYYIRHYAYQLRLDTIGNPTGRADATFRVTN, encoded by the coding sequence GTGAAGACTTACTTGAAATCGATCCGTTCGGCTTTTGCCGCCGTCATGCTGGTCGCCGCATGGGGCGGCGCGCAAGCGCAATCGGCGGGCTACCTGCTGGTTCATTTCACGGGCGAATCCGCCCAAGGCGAGCAAACCTACATGACCGTCAGCACCGACGGCATGCACTGGACGGACCTGAACAACAGCCAGCCCGTCCTCACCTCGACCGTGGGCGAGAAGGGTGTGCGCGACCACAGCATCGTGCGCTCGCCCGACGGCTCCAAATACTGGATTCTTGCGACCGACCTGCGCATCGCCAGCGGCAAGGGCTGGGACGCCGCGATGCACCGGGGCAGCACCAAGCTGGTCATCTGGGAATCCACGGACCTCCTGCACTGGTCCGAGCCACGCCTGGTGGACATTGCCGGCGCCATTCCGAATGCGGGTTGCGCATGGGCGCCCGAAGCCATCTGGGACCCGGCGTCGAACGCCTACATCGTGTACTGGACGACCATTTCGCCGCTCAACGGCATCGACAAGCCGCGCATCTACTACGCGAAGACGACCGACTTCCGCAGCTTCACCGCGCCGCAGATGTTCATCGACAGGCCCGGAACGCAACAGATCATCGACACGCAGATCCTCGAAGTCGCGGGCAGCGTGGGCGGCTACAAGTACGTGCGCGCCTCCGGTGACGGCCAGATCACCCTGGAAGGCAGCCAGTCGGTGCTGGGCGCCTGGACGACCATCGGCGACCTGTCGCAGGTCGGCCTCACGGGCGGCATGGTGGAAGGCCCCATCCTCTTCAAGTTCAACGGCGAGAACAAGTGGGGCCTGTGGGTCGACCAATACGCCACGAACAAGGGTTACCTGCCGCTGACGTCGATCAACATGGGCAGTGCGCAGAACTGGCAGATCGCCTCGTCGGGCTCGTACAACCTGGGAGCGGACCGCAAGCGGCACGGCGGCATCCTGAACCTCAGCGCCGAGGAGATGAGCCGACTGAATGCGCAGTGGGGCGGCTCCACGCCCATCAACCGCCTGCAGTCCTCCAACTTCCCGGACCGGTATGTGCGGCACGCCGATTTCACCTCGGTGCGCATCGACCCGAACGTCTCGCCGCTGGACGATTCGAAGTTCCGGGTGGTGAAGGGCCTGGCGAACAACGCGGACAACGTGTCCTTTGCGTCGGTGAACCAGCCGGGCTATTACCTGCGCCACAAGAACTTCGTGTTCGAACTGGCGCCCTATGACGGATCGCCGCAGTTCGCCGCCGACGCCACGTTCAAGCAGGTACCGGGCCTGGCGGACGCGGGCGCCAGTTCCTTCCAGTCGTACAGCCAGCCGGGCTACTACATCCGCCACTACGCCTACCAGCTGCGCCTGGACACGATCGGCAACCCGACGGGTCGCGCCGATGCCACCTTCCGTGTGACCAACTGA
- a CDS encoding MarR family winged helix-turn-helix transcriptional regulator, giving the protein MQALADTTEPSAPRVLDDLLLHRLWRALRPGSKLAACIVEERHGITHREWGLVGMLAQIGEIRPSELSERMKLDRVRTSRALRGLFDKALVERRQDTDDRREVHVQLSAAGRQLYEDVFPRIADLNTGLLDGLDERHHDVLLECLRRVELRSLELNAQDAVPEKADRRAGGTRRHWPRNANLT; this is encoded by the coding sequence ATGCAAGCCCTTGCCGATACGACGGAACCGAGTGCGCCCCGCGTGCTGGACGATCTCCTGCTCCATCGCCTGTGGCGCGCATTGCGCCCGGGCAGCAAACTGGCAGCGTGCATCGTGGAAGAGCGCCATGGCATCACCCACCGCGAGTGGGGATTGGTCGGCATGCTTGCGCAGATCGGGGAGATCAGGCCCTCTGAACTCTCCGAGCGAATGAAGCTGGACCGCGTGCGCACCTCGCGCGCCTTGCGCGGCCTCTTCGACAAGGCATTGGTCGAGAGGCGCCAGGACACCGACGACCGCCGCGAGGTGCACGTGCAGCTGAGCGCCGCCGGCAGGCAGCTTTACGAGGACGTGTTTCCGCGCATCGCCGATCTCAACACCGGCCTGCTCGATGGACTCGACGAGAGGCACCACGACGTGCTTCTCGAATGCCTGCGCCGCGTCGAGTTGCGCAGCCTGGAACTGAATGCGCAGGACGCCGTTCCCGAGAAGGCCGACCGCCGCGCGGGCGGCACGCGCCGTCACTGGCCGAGGAACGCGAACCTCACTTGA
- a CDS encoding alkaline phosphatase family protein: MIFQKRVLLSSLTTVAACVLAACGGGSDGGSGFFPIIPPANTSSTTYSGVVAASGYVPGSTTGNPTLKPGYYQKATVFVDANGNGVLDSGETSTVTDASGKFTLTTSASASASGQLVADIGTGTTNSATGAVVVKHLILRASAAQIADQGTDKIVISPLSSEAQRLVEANGSDYATEKANLAARMNGPAFNLGDAKFSDPLADVNTLGGATQYAALYQDNELTNRYTYATAKLDRKDMFPDNLAIAGGDPRLVGLAGVTLTNSDGTKATPSAPTQKQAAITFAQAQQAAFDVEGVPAYDNIFVIIEENKSTDAIVGNPRAVNINHILNNYNQLSTYYSTGNPSEPNYTALGGGDDFGIHDDNWFGCGAVGDYKITDVAFAGGTASDGQPLPVQKDLPPTGTRAGWSGTAGATCSDTPTNGTVHNVPGDNLFTLMSRTGRTIRTYSESMNPGQDVRGDSIADANVVATYDTSRLKGVTNLDGSAIPALVGTSNFAVVNGLYKVKHGPSIAFQDARNLPEFAATNRTIFGTQYQEADWLKTTAYKVPGGWVYDQFSKDLAAGDVGNINFIVPDQCDDMHGVGSDASCQGGNDGQGPNIKRADIYLGMTVKAIQNSALWKNPHKRVAIVVMFDEGEGGSNGSCCGWNAGGPNSGAAPVTVDASGKAVATAPPANYAGGNFGHGNSIFGILTNQQDVGTAKKKVADSDAYSHFSFLRTLQDMFQIADPAVDATYLNRAKYSEAFITANILALPEYQNSADTHFDSVRPINHAYVIPANYKQKLYANDIVGVRNPDTNEVQGQITPQVGADASQTSVWATK; the protein is encoded by the coding sequence ATGATTTTCCAGAAAAGAGTTTTGCTCTCGTCATTGACGACGGTTGCGGCCTGCGTGCTCGCCGCTTGCGGCGGCGGAAGCGACGGAGGGAGCGGCTTCTTCCCGATCATTCCGCCAGCCAACACGAGCAGCACCACCTACAGCGGCGTCGTCGCCGCCAGCGGCTACGTGCCGGGCAGCACCACCGGCAACCCGACGCTGAAGCCGGGCTACTACCAGAAGGCCACGGTCTTCGTCGATGCCAACGGGAACGGCGTGCTCGACAGCGGCGAAACCTCGACCGTGACCGATGCCAGCGGCAAGTTCACGCTCACGACCAGCGCCAGCGCCAGCGCCAGCGGGCAGCTGGTGGCCGACATCGGCACCGGCACGACGAACAGCGCCACCGGTGCCGTCGTGGTCAAGCACCTGATCCTGCGCGCCTCGGCCGCCCAGATCGCCGACCAGGGCACGGACAAGATCGTCATCAGCCCGCTCTCGAGCGAAGCGCAGCGCCTGGTGGAAGCCAACGGCAGCGACTACGCGACCGAAAAGGCCAACCTCGCCGCACGCATGAACGGCCCGGCCTTCAACCTCGGCGATGCGAAGTTCAGCGACCCGCTGGCGGACGTGAACACCCTGGGCGGCGCCACCCAGTACGCGGCGCTGTATCAAGACAACGAGCTGACCAACCGCTACACCTATGCGACCGCCAAGCTCGACCGCAAGGACATGTTCCCCGACAACCTGGCCATCGCGGGCGGCGACCCCCGCCTCGTGGGCCTCGCGGGCGTGACGCTCACCAACTCCGACGGCACCAAGGCCACCCCCTCGGCGCCGACGCAGAAGCAGGCGGCCATCACCTTCGCCCAGGCGCAGCAGGCGGCCTTCGATGTGGAAGGCGTGCCGGCTTACGACAACATCTTCGTGATCATCGAAGAGAACAAGTCGACCGATGCGATCGTCGGCAACCCGCGGGCCGTGAACATCAACCACATCCTGAACAACTACAACCAGCTGAGCACGTACTACTCGACCGGCAATCCGTCCGAGCCGAACTACACCGCGCTGGGCGGCGGCGACGACTTCGGCATTCACGACGACAACTGGTTCGGCTGCGGCGCTGTCGGCGACTACAAGATCACGGATGTCGCATTCGCCGGCGGCACGGCCTCCGACGGCCAACCCCTGCCCGTCCAAAAAGACCTCCCACCGACGGGCACTCGCGCCGGCTGGAGCGGAACCGCTGGCGCAACCTGCAGCGACACGCCGACCAACGGCACCGTGCACAACGTCCCCGGCGACAACCTGTTCACGCTGATGTCCAGGACGGGCCGCACCATCCGCACCTACAGCGAATCGATGAACCCCGGCCAAGATGTGCGCGGCGACAGCATCGCCGATGCCAACGTGGTCGCCACGTACGACACGAGCCGCCTGAAGGGCGTGACCAACCTCGACGGCTCGGCCATTCCCGCCCTCGTCGGCACGTCCAACTTCGCGGTGGTCAACGGCCTCTACAAGGTCAAGCACGGCCCGTCGATCGCCTTCCAGGACGCGCGCAACCTGCCCGAGTTCGCGGCCACCAACCGCACCATCTTCGGCACGCAGTACCAGGAAGCCGACTGGCTCAAGACCACGGCCTACAAGGTGCCGGGCGGCTGGGTCTACGACCAGTTCAGCAAGGACCTTGCCGCGGGCGATGTGGGCAACATCAACTTCATCGTGCCGGACCAATGCGACGACATGCACGGCGTGGGCAGCGACGCGAGCTGCCAGGGCGGCAACGATGGCCAGGGCCCCAACATCAAGCGTGCCGACATCTACCTGGGCATGACGGTCAAGGCGATCCAGAACTCGGCGCTGTGGAAGAACCCGCACAAGCGCGTGGCGATCGTGGTGATGTTCGACGAAGGCGAAGGCGGCAGCAACGGCTCGTGCTGCGGCTGGAACGCGGGCGGCCCGAATTCCGGCGCCGCGCCGGTGACCGTGGACGCGAGCGGCAAGGCCGTCGCCACCGCACCGCCGGCCAACTACGCCGGAGGCAATTTCGGCCACGGCAATTCGATCTTCGGCATCCTCACGAACCAGCAGGACGTGGGCACGGCGAAGAAGAAGGTCGCGGACAGCGATGCCTACAGCCACTTCTCGTTCCTGCGCACGCTGCAGGACATGTTCCAGATCGCCGACCCGGCGGTCGATGCGACGTACCTGAACCGCGCCAAGTATTCGGAAGCGTTCATCACGGCCAACATCCTGGCGCTGCCTGAGTACCAGAACAGCGCGGACACGCACTTCGACTCGGTGCGGCCGATCAACCACGCCTACGTGATCCCGGCCAACTACAAGCAGAAACTGTACGCGAACGACATCGTCGGCGTGCGGAACCCGGACACGAACGAAGTGCAAGGCCAGATCACGCCGCAGGTCGGCGCCGATGCGAGCCAGACCAGCGTCTGGGCGACGAAGTAA